TACCAAATCATAAAAAAGGTCCTGTATATGCAGTTTCTTTTGTGGAGGATTTGATAGAAAATGAGGAAGAGGTAATTGTAAATTATTGTGATTTCGGAACCTATTGGAATTATCATGAATTTTTAAGTCATACCAGAGAAAGAGGTGCTGATGGTGCAATTCCTGCCTATAAAAGATTTCATCCTCATATGTTAGGAACTACCAACTATGCTTTTATGAGAGATGAAAAGCAATGGATGCTTGAAATAAAAGAAAAAGAGCCATTTACAAACGATCGCACAAATGAGTATGCTTCAAATGGGACTTATTATTTCAAAAAAGGATCTTATGTAAAAAAGTATTTTAAAGAATTAATGGATAAAGGGATTAGCCTAAATGGTGAATATTACGTATCGCTTATCTATAATCTTTTGGTTCAGGATAATTTAAAAGTATCCATTTATGATATTCAGCATATGCTTCAATGGGGGACACCTCAGGATGTAGAGGAGTACTTAAATTGGTCAAAATATTTCAAGGACGCTTGTAATGAAACGATTAAACCACAGGCATTAGAAAACAGTATTACCTTGATTCCACTTGCTGGTCGAGGTAATAGATTTGCCAAAGCAGGCTATAAAGATCCAAAACCTCTTTTAGAAATTAGTGGAAAACCCATGATTATTCAGGCTGCAAACTCCTTACCTAATAGTCAAGAACAAGTTTTTGTAACGTTGCAGGAACACTTGAATAATTATCCATTGGAAAAAGCTTTAAAAAGCGAATTTCCTGATTCTAAAATAATAGCAATTAATAATGTTACAGAAGGACAAGCTATTACTTGTAATTTGGGTTTGAAAGAAGTAGATGAGAATTCTTCGCTATTAATAGCTGCAACAGATAATGGGAT
Above is a window of Solitalea lacus DNA encoding:
- a CDS encoding NTP transferase domain-containing protein, with translation MHIVIPMSGVGNRFIEAGYSEPKPLIIIDGKPIIEHVCDLFPGETKFTFICNSKHLAETNIRSVLLRIKPNANIIEIPNHKKGPVYAVSFVEDLIENEEEVIVNYCDFGTYWNYHEFLSHTRERGADGAIPAYKRFHPHMLGTTNYAFMRDEKQWMLEIKEKEPFTNDRTNEYASNGTYYFKKGSYVKKYFKELMDKGISLNGEYYVSLIYNLLVQDNLKVSIYDIQHMLQWGTPQDVEEYLNWSKYFKDACNETIKPQALENSITLIPLAGRGNRFAKAGYKDPKPLLEISGKPMIIQAANSLPNSQEQVFVTLQEHLNNYPLEKALKSEFPDSKIIAINNVTEGQAITCNLGLKEVDENSSLLIAATDNGMIYDKEKYQKLIDDENVDAIIFTFRHHISSKNNPQMYGWIKTDENDNAVKVSVKVPISENPFNDHAIVGTFYFRKIAYFKKALQSLLEKDIKVNGEFYVDSLMGELIDLGLNVKVLEVDDYICWGTPEDYETFVYWQSFFHKASWHPYRLESDITVSKDKIEELNKKYYAFEQSYN